A region of Anguilla anguilla isolate fAngAng1 chromosome 18, fAngAng1.pri, whole genome shotgun sequence DNA encodes the following proteins:
- the npas4l gene encoding LOW QUALITY PROTEIN: neuronal PAS domain-containing protein 4-like (The sequence of the model RefSeq protein was modified relative to this genomic sequence to represent the inferred CDS: substituted 1 base at 1 genomic stop codon) — translation MTACCQSCKRPVSAKLLPCSSYRDTTCSNRRVSCRRIRSTKGASKARRDHINGEIQNMRRLLPIRPEERERLSYLHSMAAICTFIRKSIIYPGTPTPTAHGSTTPXAQSCGPSLPCEDFLQALPGFVVAMTREGKLIHVSENVLEYLGYSMVDVLQGDTFYDMVDSADVQVVRSHLEAASIRRTERAFVCRMHTSKPFRLRQDGSGCSMLVRGRFQTTPKSSQAPSDLRQTFIALCMPTVDRLHDGDAHSMLGHFESVHWLDMTFRRMSDSVLFHLGYPEEELIGQSWYGLLHPDDLSIGEAAHRRLQQEDKGVTVEMVLRLQHKDLSWVWLYVRAARDSGTCRQEVSCTNYVISEVEASFLRQKTSAAVPGVLSRSPPDLPLSLGSTSPPGRGEGASRCSKRQREAAGLGEEPWAKRGAVPFTEHTNHTWDTNAPTSLRDFPTTPPISPNSTHSTTTPPISPDSTHSPTTPPISPDSAHFPILTESQSTDFLCSYAEDFLPPQGSSHHFSPPQLLQMVSDTPFCPSSLDVACSQSPESCYDFPACSTNARLVPDFLSETTSDMAFHPEDFSLPAYPPEHPPGGASPFLPVHSTALLTPDPSPTTESPFLYSQEEQVEIGILAQQISSLANSFRMYHALSPTLSPTLSPILSPTLSLPSAYSKASSPSPPSQQTSLKPELILDEDVIDCILKHLDQVPGREATPYSRPTSTCPLGPPCVLEVLEAQGPVVFITAQEDKLLTPPTLDPCTLTSGCHGNSNELYQLSQYPCSSLQQDGLVEESMY, via the exons ATGACTGCATGCTGCCAGTCCTGCAAAAGACCGGTCAGCGCGAAGCTCTTGCCCTGTTCGTCATATCGCGACACAACGTGCAGCAACCGCAGGGTGTCCTGCAGAAGAATCAG GTCCACTAAAGGTGCGTCCAAAGCGCGACGGGACCACATCAACGGAGAGATCCAGAACATGCGGCGACTGCTGCCCATCCGGCCGGAGGAGCGCGAGAGGCTGTCCTACCTGCACTCTATGGCAGCCATCTGCACCTTCATCAGGAAGTCCATCATCTACCCAGGTACACCTACACCCACTGCACACGGGTCAACAACTCcctgagcacaga GTTGCGGACCTTCCCTGCCCTGTGAGGACTTCCTGCAGGCCCTGCCTGGCTTTGTCGTGGCCATGACCAGGGAAGGGAAGCTCATTCATGTGTCTGAGAATGTGCTGGAATATCTGGGCTACTCAATG GTGGATGTGCTTCAAGGGGACACCTTCTATGACATGGTGGACAGTGCAGACGTGCAGGTAGTCAGGTCCCATCTGGAGGCAGCTAGTATCCGAAGAACAG agagaGCGTTCGTGTGTCGGATGCACACCTCCAAGCCTTTCCGGCTCAGACAGGATGGCAGTGGCTGCTCCATGCTGGTGCGGGGGCGTTTCCAGACCACCCCAAAATCATCTCAGGCCCCCTCTGACCTGAGGCAGACCTTCATCGCGCTGTGCATGCCAACTGTCGATCGGCTGCATGACGGCGATGCCCATAGCATGCTGGGACACTTCGAGAGCGTCCACTGGCTGGACATGACCTTCCGCCGAATGTCTGACAG TGTCCTGTTTCATCTGGGGTACCCTGAAGAGGAGCTGATTGGTCAGTCCTGGTACGGACTGCTCCATCCGGATGACCTCAGTATCGGTGAAGCTGCACACAGGAGACTGC AGCAGGAAGATAAGGGTGTCACTGTGGAGATGGTGCTGAGGCTGCAGCATAAGGATCTCTCCTGGGTGTGGTTGTATGTCCGAGCAGCAAGGGATTCTGGGACTTGTAGGCAGGAAGTGAGCTGCACAAACTACGTCATCAG TGAGGTGGAGGCCAGCTTCCTCAGACAGAAGACCAGTGCTGCTGTCCCAGGAGTGCTGAGTCGGTCTCCCCCAGACCTGCCCCTGTCACTGGGTTCTACCAGCCCcccggggcggggcgagggtgCCAGCAGGTGCAgtaaaagacagagagaggcagccgGTTTGGGGGAGGAGCCCTGGGCTAAGAGGGGCGCTGTGCCTTTCACAGAGCACACCAATCACACCTGGGATACCAACGCTCCTACATCGCTGAGAGACttccccacaaccccacccatCAGCCCTAACTCCACCCACTCCACCACGACTCCACCCATCAGCCCTgactccacccactcccccacGACCCCACCCATCAgccctgactccgcccacttCCCCATCCTGACTGAGAGCCAGAGCACTGACTTTTTATGCAGCTACGCTGAGGACTTCCTGCCTCCCCAGGGAAGCTCGCACCACTTCTCTCCTCCTCAGTTGCTCCAGATGGTCTCAGATACGCCGTTCTGTCCGAGCAGCCTGGACGTGGCATGTTCCCAGTCCCCAGAGTCCTGCTatgatttcccagcatgctccactAATGCGCGACTGGTCCCTGACTTCCTGTCCGAAACCACGTCTGATATGGCTTTCCATCCTGAGGATTTCAGCCTTCCTGCGTATCCTCCAGAACATCCTCCAGGGGGCGCTAGTCCCTTCTTGCCtgtgcacagcacagccctgctgacccctgacccctcccccaccacagaGAGCCCCTTCCTGTACAGccaggaggagcaggtggagatTGGCATCCTCGCCCAGCAGATCTCCTCCCTGGCCAACAGTTTCCGTATGTATCA TGCCCTAAGTCCCACCCTCAGCCCGACCCTAAGCCCCATCCTCAGCCCCACCCTCAGCCTGCCCTCTGCATACTCCAAGGCCTCTTCCCCATCCCCACCTTCCCAGCAGACCTCGCTCAAACCCGAGCTCATACTGGATGAGGACGTCATCGATTGCATCCTGAAGCACCTGGACCAGGTCCCGGGCAGGGAAGCTACGCCTTACTCCAGACCCACTTCCACCTGCCCCCTGGGGCCCCCCTGTGTGCTGGAGGTCCTGGAAGCGCAGGGTCCAGTGGTCTTCATCACTGCCCAGGAGGACAAGCTCCTCACACCCCCCACACTGGATCCATGCACCCTGACCTCAGGGTGTCATGGCAACAGCAATGAGTTGTATCAACTCAGCCAGTATCCATGCAGTAGCCTCCAGCAAG ATGGACTTGTTGAAGAATCCATGTACTGA